The following coding sequences lie in one Deltaproteobacteria bacterium genomic window:
- a CDS encoding radical SAM protein: MRTVRVLTNETCNHRCSFCDTRRPHERASVAGAAALTAALTQARVFAEVVLTGGEPSLRGDLPAIVAAAGRSGAKVVLETNGVGIDDARAYALANAGLAIARLHVPAIERHAAVTGDAEGLGRLRTAASALQRAGVVVEAAVPIAAPTLPELGGLAQAIRTQLPAVTRLWARVVMRSPDDGAVAEAPDAIAGLEALAEDARRAAMPLQLDPSGFLPPCLLRRPDRLAHAYALGPGQPARDHERRIAACASCAIADRCVGVPAPWRSHAEQHARPIADERLRRRLSQVESVERQIARELVTDELWRRSDGRTVAARIVRIGFACNQACAFCFVSTHLPAAPRDAVAAAIDDIAGRGGVLVLSGGEPTLDPGLLDWVRRGKAGGALEVELQSNATRIDDALAQALVDAGLDSAFISLHGASADTSDAVTVAPGTFAATCAGLDALARLHDRLRLRINFVVCRRNHHEFPAFVALVHARWPHAAITVSFVAPSTDLVPRTPAMVPRYAEIMPALREGLDRARALGLEVGGFDSMCGIPLCLLPPGELARYPDGGRGLAELPAGIDGGEFVKPDACRRCVLERRCFGLRRGYAELHGTDELVPIDADA; encoded by the coding sequence GTGCGCACCGTTCGCGTGCTCACCAACGAGACCTGCAACCATCGCTGCAGCTTCTGCGACACCCGGCGGCCGCACGAGCGCGCGTCGGTGGCGGGTGCGGCCGCGCTGACGGCCGCGTTGACGCAGGCGCGGGTGTTCGCGGAGGTCGTGTTGACCGGCGGTGAGCCGAGCCTCCGCGGCGACCTGCCGGCCATCGTCGCTGCCGCCGGGCGCAGCGGCGCGAAGGTGGTGCTCGAGACCAACGGCGTCGGCATCGACGACGCCCGCGCGTACGCGCTCGCGAACGCAGGGCTGGCGATCGCACGGCTGCACGTGCCTGCGATCGAGCGACATGCGGCCGTCACCGGCGATGCCGAGGGGCTGGGTCGGCTTCGCACGGCGGCGTCGGCTCTGCAGCGGGCCGGCGTCGTGGTCGAGGCGGCCGTACCGATCGCGGCCCCGACGTTGCCGGAGCTCGGCGGCCTGGCGCAGGCGATCCGCACCCAGCTGCCGGCCGTCACGCGGCTGTGGGCCCGCGTGGTGATGCGATCGCCCGACGACGGCGCGGTCGCCGAGGCGCCCGACGCAATCGCGGGGCTCGAGGCCCTCGCCGAGGACGCGCGTCGGGCCGCAATGCCGCTGCAGCTCGACCCTTCGGGGTTCCTGCCGCCGTGCCTGCTGCGACGGCCCGATCGGCTCGCGCACGCCTATGCGCTCGGCCCCGGTCAACCCGCACGCGACCACGAACGTCGCATCGCCGCCTGTGCGAGCTGTGCGATCGCCGATCGTTGCGTCGGCGTGCCGGCGCCCTGGCGAAGCCACGCCGAGCAGCACGCGCGCCCGATCGCGGACGAACGCCTGCGCCGCAGGTTGTCGCAGGTGGAGTCGGTCGAGCGACAGATTGCGCGCGAACTCGTGACCGACGAGCTGTGGCGCCGCAGCGATGGCCGCACCGTCGCCGCTCGCATCGTGCGGATTGGCTTCGCGTGCAATCAGGCCTGCGCGTTCTGCTTCGTGTCGACGCACCTGCCGGCCGCGCCACGCGACGCGGTCGCCGCGGCGATCGACGACATCGCTGGCCGCGGCGGCGTGCTGGTGCTCTCCGGTGGCGAGCCCACGCTCGACCCCGGCCTGCTCGACTGGGTGCGGCGCGGCAAGGCCGGCGGTGCCCTCGAGGTCGAGCTGCAGAGCAACGCCACCCGCATCGATGACGCGCTCGCGCAAGCGCTCGTCGATGCGGGCCTCGACAGCGCGTTCATCTCGCTGCACGGCGCGAGCGCGGACACCAGCGACGCCGTCACGGTCGCGCCCGGCACCTTCGCGGCCACCTGCGCCGGGCTCGACGCGCTGGCGCGGCTGCACGATCGGCTGCGACTGCGCATCAACTTCGTGGTCTGTCGCCGCAACCACCACGAGTTCCCGGCCTTCGTCGCGCTGGTGCACGCGCGCTGGCCCCACGCGGCGATCACGGTCTCGTTCGTGGCGCCGTCGACCGACCTCGTGCCACGAACGCCGGCGATGGTCCCGCGCTACGCCGAGATCATGCCGGCGCTGCGCGAGGGCCTCGACCGCGCGCGTGCGCTCGGCCTCGAGGTCGGTGGCTTCGACTCCATGTGCGGCATCCCGCTGTGCCTGCTGCCACCCGGCGAGCTCGCTCGCTACCCCGACGGCGGTCGCGGGCTCGCCGAGTTGCCCGCCGGCATCGATGGCGGCGAGTTCGTGAAGCCCGACGCGTGCCGTCGTTGTGTGCTAGAACGCCGCTGCTTTGGTCTGCGGCGCGGCTACGCCGAGCTGCACGGCACCGACGAGCTGGTGCCGATCGACGCCGATGCATGA
- a CDS encoding radical SAM protein, translated as MSSTPPPLASPGVRARAKLVTALAQTWWRRPAGPTRVVLDLTRRCNLRCAMCHTWSQPVAHELTPAEIGAFLRQCPELVWLDLTGGEPFLRSDIGAVFDAVVTHARALLVLHFQSNGWFTARVLDESSRLRERLRARGGDAVELIVTISVDGPAALHDRIRGRPGSFARAVATADGLRARGIDVHVGTTLTRHNAGELEATWAALREALPWLERRRWHLNAMQLSQHFYGNAALAELRVPVAAALRRHAIARGVPHSLTELMESLYVVNLAAIERGEPAGIRCQALRSTVFVSPEGELLPCHIYDRPLGNVREHDLRALWRSEHVRRVRADIDRLACGGCFSACEAYPALAGAPLATLRRTVPRTLALLRGDGDG; from the coding sequence TTGTCGTCGACTCCGCCGCCCCTCGCGAGCCCCGGCGTGCGTGCGCGCGCGAAGCTGGTGACTGCGCTCGCGCAGACCTGGTGGCGGCGTCCCGCCGGACCCACGCGCGTGGTGTTGGATCTGACGCGCCGCTGCAACCTGCGCTGCGCGATGTGCCACACCTGGTCGCAGCCGGTCGCGCACGAGCTGACGCCGGCCGAGATCGGTGCGTTCCTGCGGCAGTGCCCCGAGCTGGTCTGGCTCGATCTCACCGGTGGCGAGCCGTTCTTGCGCAGTGACATCGGCGCCGTGTTCGATGCGGTCGTCACCCACGCGCGCGCGCTGCTGGTGCTGCACTTCCAGAGCAACGGATGGTTCACCGCCCGCGTGCTGGACGAGAGCTCGCGGCTGCGCGAGCGCCTGCGCGCGCGCGGTGGCGATGCGGTCGAGCTGATCGTCACGATCAGCGTCGATGGCCCGGCGGCGCTGCACGATCGCATCCGCGGCCGCCCGGGATCGTTCGCGCGCGCGGTCGCGACCGCCGACGGCCTGCGCGCCCGCGGCATCGACGTCCACGTCGGCACCACCCTCACCCGCCACAACGCCGGCGAGCTGGAAGCCACCTGGGCCGCGCTGCGCGAGGCGCTGCCGTGGCTCGAGCGGCGGCGGTGGCACCTGAACGCGATGCAGCTGTCGCAGCACTTCTACGGCAATGCCGCGCTCGCCGAGCTGCGGGTGCCGGTTGCCGCGGCGCTGCGCCGCCACGCGATCGCTCGCGGGGTGCCGCACTCGCTCACCGAGCTGATGGAGTCGCTCTACGTGGTCAACCTCGCGGCGATCGAGCGTGGCGAGCCCGCCGGCATCCGCTGCCAGGCGCTGCGCAGCACGGTGTTCGTGTCGCCCGAGGGCGAGCTGTTGCCGTGCCACATCTACGATCGCCCGCTGGGCAACGTGCGCGAGCACGATCTGCGGGCGCTGTGGCGCAGCGAGCATGTGCGACGCGTCCGCGCCGACATCGATCGGCTCGCCTGCGGCGGCTGCTTCTCGGCCTGCGAGGCCTACCCGGCGCTGGCCGGCGCGCCGCTGGCGACGCTGCGCCGCACGGTGCCGCGCACGCTCGCGTTGCTGCGCGGGGACGGCGATGGCTGA
- a CDS encoding glycosyltransferase family 2 protein produces MSAPACSIVIPARNEAGSIAAVVAACDRLALGEVIVVDDGSTDGTGALAAAAGARVLRCTGGGGKGLALRRGAAIASGDVLVFLDGDGQDPPEHIPALLRAIDGGADLAIGSRFLGRFEPGAITALDRVGNRALSWVFDRLYGVALTDTQAGFRAIRRRLFERLPLAARRYDIETEVLSRALQAGARVAEVPVSRRARTHGNTGLQRIRDGARILGCMVALRRDGPARTRP; encoded by the coding sequence GTGAGCGCGCCCGCCTGCAGCATCGTGATTCCGGCGCGCAACGAGGCCGGCAGCATTGCGGCCGTGGTGGCGGCGTGCGATCGGCTCGCGCTCGGCGAGGTCATCGTGGTCGACGACGGCTCGACCGACGGCACCGGCGCGCTCGCGGCCGCCGCTGGGGCCCGGGTGCTGCGCTGCACGGGCGGGGGCGGCAAGGGCCTCGCGCTGCGTCGCGGCGCGGCGATCGCTTCGGGCGACGTGCTGGTGTTCCTCGACGGCGATGGCCAGGACCCGCCCGAGCACATCCCTGCGTTGCTCCGGGCGATCGATGGCGGCGCCGATCTGGCCATCGGCTCGCGCTTCCTCGGCCGCTTCGAACCGGGTGCAATCACGGCGCTCGATCGCGTGGGCAACCGCGCGCTCTCGTGGGTCTTCGATCGACTCTACGGCGTGGCGCTCACCGACACGCAGGCGGGCTTTCGCGCCATCCGTCGGCGCTTGTTCGAGCGGCTGCCGCTGGCGGCGCGCCGCTACGACATCGAGACCGAGGTGCTCTCGCGTGCGCTGCAGGCCGGCGCCCGCGTGGCCGAGGTGCCGGTCTCGCGTCGGGCCCGTACCCACGGCAACACCGGCCTGCAGCGGATCCGCGATGGCGCGCGAATCCTCGGCTGCATGGTGGCGCTACGCAGGGATGGCCCCGCCCGCACACGGCCGTGA
- a CDS encoding GDP-mannose 4,6-dehydratase has translation MSTSTSETPRRVLVTGADGFIGSHLVERLLADGHRVTAVVRASSTVGTSELRLRNLEPVRSRLERVIAIDIASADAVARMAEARPQWLFHLAAEAYVERSFTQPHEVLRTNLGGTMNVLQLARTCDALERTIVTSSSEIYGTAQRDAIDEQHPLEPTSPYAASKLAADRMASAWHRTWGLPLVIVRPFNCYGPRHTYDVIPKFIARALADEPLQIFGDGTQSRDFTYVDDMVEAFVLAATHTDAVGQAINFGSGRTTSIAELARRVVAACESRSKVVHVAARAAEVARLRCDAGRAHALGWQPRVALDEGLRRNIAWAREQR, from the coding sequence ATGAGCACGAGCACCAGCGAGACACCGCGACGCGTGCTGGTGACGGGTGCCGATGGCTTCATCGGCTCGCACCTGGTCGAGCGCCTGCTGGCGGACGGGCACCGCGTGACCGCGGTGGTGCGGGCGAGCTCGACCGTCGGCACCAGCGAGCTGCGCCTGCGCAACCTCGAGCCGGTTCGATCGCGCCTCGAGCGAGTGATCGCGATCGACATCGCGTCCGCCGATGCGGTCGCGCGCATGGCCGAGGCCCGCCCCCAGTGGCTGTTCCACCTCGCGGCCGAGGCCTATGTCGAGCGCTCGTTCACGCAGCCCCACGAGGTGCTGCGGACCAACCTCGGCGGCACCATGAACGTGCTGCAGCTGGCACGCACCTGCGACGCGCTCGAGCGCACCATCGTGACCTCGTCGAGCGAGATCTACGGCACCGCCCAGCGCGATGCGATCGACGAGCAGCACCCGCTCGAGCCGACCTCGCCGTACGCCGCCTCGAAGCTCGCGGCCGACCGCATGGCCTCGGCGTGGCACCGAACCTGGGGGCTGCCGTTGGTGATCGTGCGTCCCTTCAACTGCTACGGCCCGCGACACACCTACGACGTGATCCCCAAGTTCATCGCGCGCGCGCTCGCGGACGAGCCGCTGCAGATCTTCGGCGACGGCACCCAGAGCCGCGACTTCACCTACGTAGACGACATGGTCGAGGCCTTCGTGCTGGCCGCGACGCACACCGACGCGGTCGGCCAGGCGATCAACTTCGGCAGTGGTCGCACCACGAGCATCGCCGAGCTCGCCCGCCGTGTGGTCGCGGCCTGCGAGTCACGCTCGAAGGTGGTCCACGTTGCGGCGCGCGCGGCCGAGGTCGCGCGGCTGCGCTGCGATGCCGGCCGGGCCCACGCGCTGGGCTGGCAGCCCCGGGTCGCGCTCGACGAGGGCCTGCGCCGCAACATCGCGTGGGCGCGGGAGCAGCGATGA
- a CDS encoding radical SAM protein produces MANLGYMQLVRGCNQYCRFCSNPASGYVLDLATAQRQVDDFVARGYFGIILTGGEPSLSPIVPEVAAYARDRGLHVRMITNGSQLAREGLAQRYVAAGLAHFHVSIHSARAELEDFLTGVRGSHQLAMQALERLGAAGATVNINTVINAYNADHLDETVVALTRRFEFISHFVWNNLDPSMGRAETNRDTAPRLADFELSLARAMRYLHRSGRSFRVERVPLCYMTEFAHCSTETRKMVKGEERIVHFLDTKGTVRQTDFRHPKAEVCRRCSLDGICGGLFERGDHYDPGELAPVFVDPQPIIDRVLAEPD; encoded by the coding sequence GTGGCGAACCTCGGCTACATGCAGCTGGTCCGCGGCTGCAACCAGTACTGCCGGTTCTGCTCGAACCCCGCATCGGGCTACGTGCTCGACCTCGCGACGGCGCAGCGGCAGGTCGACGACTTCGTGGCACGGGGCTACTTCGGCATCATCCTGACCGGCGGTGAACCCTCGCTGTCGCCGATCGTGCCGGAGGTCGCAGCCTACGCGCGCGATCGCGGCCTCCACGTCCGCATGATCACCAACGGCTCGCAGCTGGCCCGCGAGGGGCTCGCCCAGCGCTACGTCGCGGCCGGGCTGGCGCACTTCCACGTCAGCATCCACAGCGCGCGTGCCGAGCTCGAGGACTTCCTCACCGGCGTCAGGGGGAGCCACCAGCTCGCCATGCAGGCACTCGAGCGCCTCGGGGCCGCGGGGGCCACGGTCAACATCAACACCGTGATCAACGCCTACAACGCCGACCACCTCGACGAGACGGTCGTCGCGCTCACGCGGCGCTTCGAGTTCATCTCGCACTTCGTGTGGAACAACCTCGATCCTTCGATGGGCCGGGCCGAGACCAACCGCGACACCGCGCCGCGGCTCGCCGACTTCGAGCTGTCGCTCGCGCGGGCGATGCGATACCTGCATCGCAGCGGGCGTAGCTTTCGGGTCGAGCGCGTGCCGCTGTGTTACATGACCGAGTTCGCCCACTGCAGCACCGAGACCCGCAAGATGGTGAAGGGCGAGGAGCGCATCGTGCACTTCCTCGACACCAAGGGCACCGTGCGGCAGACCGACTTTCGCCACCCCAAGGCCGAGGTCTGCCGCCGCTGCTCGCTCGATGGGATCTGCGGCGGGTTGTTCGAGCGCGGCGACCACTACGACCCCGGCGAGCTGGCGCCGGTCTTCGTCGATCCCCAGCCGATCATCGACCGCGTGCTGGCCGAGCCGGACTGA